A genomic region of Nymphaea colorata isolate Beijing-Zhang1983 chromosome 2, ASM883128v2, whole genome shotgun sequence contains the following coding sequences:
- the LOC116248811 gene encoding receptor kinase-like protein Xa21, with amino-acid sequence LADGTTVAVKVLNLSFERASRSFDIECTILRQIRHRNLVKVITSCSNEDFKALVLQYMPLGNLQVCLHSGDHHLNLFQRLDIMIDVACALEYLHHGHSETIVHCDLKPYNVLLDENMTAYVSDFGIANILIGLNSSTLTSTLGTIGYIAPEFGMAGKVSTKADVYSY; translated from the exons ctagcagatggaacgacagtggcagttaaggtccttaatttgtcatttgagaGAGCATCTagaagttttgacattgaatgcactatcttgcgccaaatcaggcaccgaaaccttgttaaagtcattacgtcttgctctaATGAAGATTttaaggctttagttctccagtACATGCCCCTTGGGAACCTACAAGTGTGTCTACATTCGGGTgaccatcacttgaatctctttcagagattggatatcatgattgatgtggcttgtgctttagaatatcttcaccatggccactcggagactatagttcattgtgatctaaagccatataatgtgcttctagatgagaacatgacagcatatgtcagcgattttggcattgcaaataTTCTAATTGGTCtgaattcttctactcttacaTCCACTCTCGGAACCATcggatacattgcaccag aatttggaatggctggaaaggtgtcaaccaaagccgatgtctacagctac